ATTCAAGCCAAGCACTTATGGCAAGATTATTTCCTCGTCGGATGCGAAGATACTTAAGGATCTTATGCTTGGTGTTACGTCATATGGTACCGCATCGGATGCATTTGCGGATGCATCATATACGATTGCGGGAAAGACTGGTACAGCAGAGTTTAACGATAATATGGATTCCCATTCATGGTTTGTAGGTTTCTCAAATGTTGACGATCCGGATATAGTTGTGTGCGTTATAGTTGAAAATGCGAGCAATACCGGAGCATCAGCCAAATATATTGCAAGGCAGATATTTGATGCATACTATTACAGTGTTAAGAATTAAAAATTTATAAAGATTTGTATTTACTTTAAAAATGTGAACACATATGATATACTGTTTTCAAGTTTTAAATGCCATAGTAAACAGAGAAGCTGCATGTGGCAGTGAATCTGGGTTACACACCAGAGAAAACAGGAGGTTTTGCAGTGATTGAGGCAACAAGCTGTGGAGGTGTGGTAATCTTCAGAGGAAAAGTATTGTTATTGTACAAGAATTACAAGAACAAATACGAAGGCTGGGTTCTCCCCAAGGGGACGGTCGAGAAAGGCGAGGAGCATGACGAGACAGCTCTTAGGGAAGTGAAAGAAGAAACAGGTGTAAGCGCATCTATCATCAAGTATGTCGGAAAGAGCAATTATACATTTAACACGGCATTTGATGTGGTTAACAAAGATGTTCACTGGTATCTGATGATGGCAGACAGTTATTATAGTAAGCCACAGAGGGAAGAGTACTTTGTTGATTCTGGTTACTACAAGTACCATGAAGCCTACCACCTTCTAAAATTTCCAAATGAGAAGCAGATACTTGAGCAGGCGTATTCAGAGTACGTGGATTTGAAGAAAAAGAATCTGTGGGGAAACAAGAAGTATTATTAGTAACAAAGGGCTTTTGTATGTATAGATATATATACAGAGGCCTTTTGTGTTTTTAGTGATAATATAAA
This sequence is a window from Coprococcus eutactus. Protein-coding genes within it:
- a CDS encoding NUDIX hydrolase — its product is MIEATSCGGVVIFRGKVLLLYKNYKNKYEGWVLPKGTVEKGEEHDETALREVKEETGVSASIIKYVGKSNYTFNTAFDVVNKDVHWYLMMADSYYSKPQREEYFVDSGYYKYHEAYHLLKFPNEKQILEQAYSEYVDLKKKNLWGNKKYY